From a region of the Azospirillum formosense genome:
- the rpsE gene encoding 30S ribosomal protein S5 encodes MARERGERSDRDRQPRDRDREESELIEKLVGINRVAKVVKGGRRFGFAALVVVGDGKGRVGVGSGKAREVPEAIRKATDQAKRGMIRVPLREGRTLHHDSNGHFGAGKVVLRTAPAGTGIIAGGPMRAIFEALGVQDVVTKSIGTSNPHNMIKATFDALSQVSSPRSVAARRGRRVSDILGKRETGAAGAQEA; translated from the coding sequence ATGGCACGTGAAAGAGGCGAGCGGAGCGACCGTGATCGGCAGCCGCGCGATCGCGACCGGGAAGAGAGCGAGCTGATCGAAAAGCTCGTCGGCATCAACCGCGTCGCCAAGGTTGTGAAGGGTGGCCGTCGCTTCGGCTTCGCCGCCCTGGTGGTGGTCGGTGACGGCAAGGGCCGCGTCGGCGTCGGATCGGGCAAGGCCCGTGAGGTGCCGGAGGCGATCCGCAAGGCGACCGACCAGGCGAAGCGCGGCATGATCCGCGTTCCGCTCCGCGAAGGCCGCACGCTGCACCACGACTCCAACGGTCACTTCGGTGCCGGCAAGGTCGTGCTGCGCACCGCCCCGGCCGGTACCGGCATCATCGCCGGCGGTCCGATGCGCGCGATCTTCGAGGCGCTGGGTGTGCAGGACGTGGTGACGAAGTCCATCGGCACCTCGAACCCGCACAACATGATCAAGGCGACCTTCGACGCCCTGTCGCAGGTTTCCAGCCCGCGCAGCGTCGCCGCCCGTCGCGGCCGTCGCGTCAGCGACATCCTCGGCAAGCGTGAAACCGGCGCCGCCGGTGCGCAGGAGGCTTGA
- the rplR gene encoding 50S ribosomal protein L18, which yields MLKPKQLHERRKQRVRAQIAKKAGGRARLSVFRSNLHIYAQIIDDENGRTVASASSVEKELREQLKHGGNVEAAQKIGALIAERAKAAGVTEVVFDRGGYIYHGRVKALADAAREGGLTF from the coding sequence ATGCTCAAGCCAAAGCAACTCCACGAGCGCCGCAAGCAGCGCGTGCGCGCGCAGATTGCCAAGAAGGCCGGCGGGCGGGCTCGCCTCTCGGTTTTCCGGTCCAATCTGCACATCTACGCCCAGATCATCGACGACGAGAACGGCCGCACGGTCGCCTCGGCCTCGTCCGTGGAAAAGGAGCTGCGCGAGCAGCTCAAGCACGGTGGGAACGTCGAAGCCGCCCAGAAGATCGGTGCGCTCATCGCCGAGCGCGCCAAGGCGGCGGGCGTCACCGAGGTCGTGTTCGACCGTGGTGGCTACATTTACCACGGCCGGGTCAAGGCCCTGGCTGACGCCGCCCGCGAGGGCGGGCTGACGTTCTAA
- the rplF gene encoding 50S ribosomal protein L6 has protein sequence MSRIGKHPVPVPAGVDVAVNGQLVTAKGKLGSLSLTLIDDITAKLEDGKVVVAPANDSKRARVMWATSRTLINNMVTGVNQGFTINLEINGVGYRAAVQGKELVMQLGYSHDVKYPIPEGITIKCDKPTAISVSGFDKQKVGQVAAEIRGWKKPEPYKGKGIKYDTETIIRKEGKKK, from the coding sequence ATGTCGCGCATTGGAAAACATCCCGTGCCGGTTCCCGCTGGTGTTGACGTCGCCGTCAACGGCCAGCTGGTGACGGCCAAGGGCAAGCTGGGTTCGCTCAGCCTGACCCTCATCGACGACATCACGGCCAAGCTGGAAGACGGCAAGGTCGTGGTCGCCCCGGCGAACGACAGCAAGCGCGCCCGCGTCATGTGGGCGACCTCGCGCACCCTGATCAACAACATGGTCACGGGCGTCAACCAGGGCTTCACCATCAACCTCGAGATCAACGGTGTCGGTTACCGTGCCGCCGTGCAGGGCAAGGAGCTGGTCATGCAGCTCGGCTACTCGCACGACGTCAAGTACCCGATCCCGGAGGGCATCACCATCAAGTGTGACAAGCCCACCGCGATCTCGGTGTCGGGCTTCGACAAGCAGAAGGTCGGTCAGGTGGCTGCGGAGATCCGCGGTTGGAAGAAGCCGGAGCCCTACAAGGGCAAGGGCATCAAGTACGACACCGAGACGATCATCCGCAAGGAAGGCAAGAAGAAGTAA
- the rpsH gene encoding 30S ribosomal protein S8 — protein sequence MSLSDPLGDMLTRIRNGQHARMSVVQSPASKLRSNVLEVLKREGYIRGYSEEELRPGIKNLKIELKYHEGEPVIKQIARVSKPGRRVYSKITDLPRVFNGLGIAILSTPRGVMSDNEARAANVGGEVLCRVF from the coding sequence ATGTCTTTGAGCGATCCGCTCGGCGATATGCTGACCCGCATCCGCAACGGTCAGCACGCCCGTATGTCTGTTGTGCAGAGCCCGGCGTCGAAGCTGCGCAGCAACGTGCTTGAGGTTCTCAAGCGCGAGGGTTACATCCGCGGCTACTCCGAGGAGGAGCTGCGCCCCGGCATCAAGAACCTGAAGATCGAGCTGAAGTATCACGAAGGCGAGCCTGTCATTAAGCAGATCGCCCGCGTGTCGAAGCCCGGCCGCCGCGTTTATTCGAAGATCACCGATCTGCCCCGCGTCTTCAACGGCCTCGGCATCGCGATCCTCTCCACGCCGCGCGGCGTGATGTCGGACAATGAGGCCCGCGCCGCCAACGTCGGCGGTGAAGTCCTCTGCCGCGTGTTCTAA
- the rpsN gene encoding 30S ribosomal protein S14: MAKTSAIEKNKRRTKLVKQFANKRARLKAIASDRSLPPEEQFAARLKLAELPRNSSKVRIRNRCEMTGRPRAFYRKFKLSRVTLRELASTGQIPGMVKSSW; encoded by the coding sequence ATGGCTAAGACCAGTGCCATCGAGAAGAACAAGCGTCGCACCAAGCTGGTGAAGCAGTTCGCCAACAAGCGTGCCCGCCTGAAGGCCATCGCCTCCGATCGCTCCCTCCCGCCGGAAGAGCAGTTCGCCGCCCGCCTCAAGCTGGCCGAACTGCCGCGCAACTCGTCGAAGGTGCGCATCCGCAACCGCTGCGAAATGACCGGCCGTCCGCGGGCGTTCTATCGCAAGTTCAAGCTGTCCCGCGTCACCCTCCGCGAACTGGCCTCGACCGGCCAGATCCCGGGGATGGTGAAGTCGAGCTGGTAA
- the rplE gene encoding 50S ribosomal protein L5, giving the protein MAARLKEVYDSKIRAALKAEFGYANDMEVPRIEKIVINMGVGEAVGDSKKIQNAVSELTAISGQKPIVTKSRKSIAQFKLREGMAIGCKVTLRRDRMYEFLDRLVTIALPRVRDFRGIPGNSFDGRGNYAMGVKEQIIFPEIDYDKIDQIRGMDIIFVTSAKTDKEAKALLKAFDMPFVA; this is encoded by the coding sequence ATGGCTGCACGTTTGAAGGAAGTGTACGACTCCAAGATCCGCGCCGCGCTCAAGGCTGAGTTCGGCTACGCGAACGACATGGAAGTTCCGCGGATCGAGAAGATCGTCATCAACATGGGTGTCGGCGAAGCTGTCGGCGACTCCAAGAAGATCCAGAATGCGGTGAGCGAACTGACGGCGATCAGCGGCCAGAAGCCGATCGTCACGAAGTCCCGCAAGTCGATCGCGCAGTTCAAGCTGCGTGAGGGCATGGCGATCGGGTGCAAGGTCACGCTCCGCCGTGACCGCATGTACGAGTTCCTGGATCGCCTGGTCACGATCGCGTTGCCGCGTGTCCGCGACTTCCGCGGCATCCCCGGCAACAGCTTCGACGGCCGTGGCAACTATGCCATGGGCGTGAAGGAGCAGATCATTTTCCCGGAGATCGACTACGACAAGATCGATCAGATCCGCGGCATGGACATCATTTTCGTCACCTCGGCGAAGACCGACAAGGAGGCCAAGGCTCTCCTGAAGGCCTTCGACATGCCGTTTGTGGCCTGA
- the rplX gene encoding 50S ribosomal protein L24 has product MMAAKIKTKDKVVVLAGKDKGKTGEVLKVIPAENRVVVQGVNVVKKHQRPSATSQGGIVEFEAPINVSNVAHVDPKDGKPTRVGFKILEDGRKVRVAKRSGEVIDV; this is encoded by the coding sequence GTGATGGCCGCGAAGATCAAGACCAAGGACAAGGTCGTCGTCCTGGCCGGCAAGGACAAGGGCAAGACCGGTGAGGTCCTCAAGGTCATCCCGGCGGAAAACCGTGTCGTCGTGCAGGGCGTGAACGTGGTGAAGAAGCACCAGCGTCCGAGCGCCACCTCGCAGGGCGGCATCGTTGAGTTCGAGGCGCCGATCAACGTCTCGAACGTTGCTCATGTCGACCCCAAGGACGGCAAGCCGACCCGCGTCGGTTTCAAGATCCTTGAGGATGGCCGCAAGGTGCGTGTCGCCAAGCGGTCCGGCGAAGTCATCGACGTGTGA
- the rplN gene encoding 50S ribosomal protein L14, protein MIQMQTNLEVADNSGARRVQCIKVLGGSKRKVATVGDVIVVSVKEAIPKGRVKKGDVHRAVIVRTAKELRREDGSAIRFDRNAAVLINKQGEPIGTRIFGPVTRELRGKKFMKIISLAPEVL, encoded by the coding sequence ATGATCCAGATGCAAACCAACCTGGAAGTCGCCGACAATAGCGGGGCGCGCCGGGTGCAGTGCATCAAGGTGCTTGGCGGGTCCAAGCGGAAGGTGGCCACCGTCGGCGACGTCATCGTCGTCTCCGTCAAGGAGGCCATTCCGAAGGGTCGCGTCAAGAAGGGCGACGTGCATCGCGCCGTCATCGTCCGCACCGCGAAGGAACTGCGCCGGGAGGACGGGTCCGCGATCCGTTTCGACCGCAATGCCGCCGTGCTGATCAACAAGCAGGGCGAGCCGATCGGCACGCGTATCTTCGGGCCGGTCACTCGTGAGCTTCGTGGCAAGAAGTTCATGAAGATCATCTCGCTGGCGCCGGAGGTGCTGTGA
- the rpsQ gene encoding 30S ribosomal protein S17 has product MPRRVLQGTVVSDKGDKTVIVLVERRVMHPVYKKFIRQSKKYAAHDEGNQFKVGDTVSIIECRPISKRKRWTVVLESAAVSGAA; this is encoded by the coding sequence ATGCCTCGCCGCGTTCTGCAGGGCACGGTGGTCAGCGACAAGGGCGACAAGACGGTTATCGTCCTGGTCGAGCGCCGCGTCATGCACCCCGTGTACAAGAAGTTCATTCGTCAGTCGAAGAAGTACGCCGCCCACGACGAGGGCAACCAGTTCAAGGTCGGCGATACCGTTTCGATCATCGAATGCCGCCCGATCTCCAAGCGCAAGCGCTGGACGGTCGTGCTTGAGTCCGCCGCCGTTAGCGGCGCCGCGTAA
- the rpmC gene encoding 50S ribosomal protein L29, translating into MKPVDVRAKSTEELNDQLLQLKKEQFNLRFQRASGQLENTARVQVVRRDIARIKTILGERSRSAEAGK; encoded by the coding sequence ATGAAGCCCGTCGACGTTCGTGCGAAGAGCACCGAGGAGCTGAACGATCAGCTCCTCCAGCTCAAGAAGGAACAGTTCAACCTGCGTTTCCAGCGGGCCTCCGGCCAGCTGGAGAACACCGCGCGGGTGCAGGTGGTGCGTCGCGACATCGCGCGCATCAAGACGATCCTCGGCGAGCGTTCGCGCTCGGCCGAAGCCGGCAAGTAA
- the rplP gene encoding 50S ribosomal protein L16: MLSPKRTKYRKAHKGRIHGNAKGGTQLNFGSFGLKALEPERITARQIEAARRAITRAMKRQGRVWIRVFPDLPVSTKPAEVRMGSGKGTPEYWAARVHLGRILFELDGVPADVAKQAFALAAAKLPIKTKLVTRLGGGEEVAA; the protein is encoded by the coding sequence ATGCTTTCTCCGAAGCGTACCAAGTACCGCAAGGCCCACAAGGGCCGCATCCACGGCAACGCGAAGGGCGGCACCCAGCTGAACTTCGGCTCCTTCGGCCTCAAGGCCCTGGAGCCGGAGCGCATCACGGCCCGTCAGATCGAGGCGGCCCGCCGCGCGATCACCCGCGCCATGAAGCGTCAGGGCCGCGTGTGGATCCGCGTGTTCCCGGACCTGCCGGTCTCCACCAAGCCCGCCGAAGTCCGCATGGGTTCCGGTAAGGGCACGCCCGAGTACTGGGCGGCCCGCGTTCATCTCGGCCGCATCCTGTTTGAGCTGGACGGCGTGCCCGCGGATGTGGCAAAGCAGGCGTTCGCCCTGGCGGCCGCCAAGCTGCCGATCAAGACCAAGCTGGTGACCCGCCTCGGCGGCGGTGAGGAGGTGGCGGCATGA
- the rpsC gene encoding 30S ribosomal protein S3, with translation MGQKVNPIGLRLGINRTWDSRWFAKRDYANLLHQDLKLRGYLQGRLQQAGCSRVVIERPAKKARVTIHSARPGVVIGKKGADIEKLRSELSKMAGGEVSLNIIEIRKPEIDAKLIAENIASQLERRVAFRRAMKRAVQSAMRLGAQGIRINCSGRLGGAEIARLEWYREGRVPLHTLRADIDYGTATAKTTYGTCGVKVWVFKGEIMAHDPMAQDKRMGTEPVSTDGEPRRERRERGDREERGGRGRGDRDRSERADR, from the coding sequence ATGGGTCAGAAAGTCAATCCGATCGGGCTGCGCCTCGGCATCAACCGGACCTGGGACAGCCGTTGGTTCGCCAAGCGCGACTACGCCAACCTGCTGCACCAGGACCTGAAGCTGCGCGGCTATCTGCAGGGCCGCCTGCAGCAGGCCGGCTGCTCGCGCGTCGTCATCGAGCGTCCGGCCAAGAAGGCCCGCGTCACCATCCACTCGGCCCGTCCGGGCGTGGTGATCGGCAAGAAGGGCGCGGACATCGAGAAGCTGCGTTCCGAGCTGTCGAAGATGGCCGGCGGCGAGGTGAGCCTGAACATCATCGAGATCCGCAAGCCGGAGATCGACGCCAAGCTCATCGCCGAGAACATCGCCAGCCAGCTGGAGCGCCGCGTGGCCTTCCGCCGCGCCATGAAGCGCGCCGTGCAGTCGGCCATGCGTCTGGGCGCCCAGGGCATCCGGATCAACTGCTCCGGCCGTCTCGGCGGCGCTGAGATCGCCCGTCTGGAGTGGTACCGCGAGGGCCGCGTTCCGCTGCACACCCTGCGTGCGGACATCGACTACGGCACCGCGACCGCGAAGACCACCTACGGCACCTGCGGTGTCAAGGTGTGGGTCTTCAAGGGCGAGATCATGGCGCACGACCCGATGGCGCAGGACAAGCGCATGGGCACCGAGCCGGTGTCGACCGATGGCGAGCCGCGGCGCGAGCGTCGCGAGCGTGGTGACCGTGAGGAGCGTGGGGGCCGTGGTCGCGGCGACCGTGACCGCTCCGAGCGGGCTGACCGCTAG
- the rplV gene encoding 50S ribosomal protein L22, translating into MGKPSNPSRIAENEAIASNPMIRTSPRKLNLVAQLIRNKDASSAVAELTFSKRRIAGEVKKVLQAAIANAENNHQLDVDRLYVSSATVGRALVMKRFHARARGRGARVEKLFSNLTIIVREREAAAAEGAE; encoded by the coding sequence ATGGGCAAGCCCTCCAACCCCAGCCGTATCGCGGAGAACGAGGCGATCGCCTCCAATCCGATGATCCGCACCAGCCCGCGCAAGCTGAACCTCGTCGCCCAGCTCATCCGGAACAAGGATGCCAGCAGCGCCGTGGCCGAGCTGACCTTCTCCAAGCGCCGCATCGCCGGCGAGGTGAAGAAGGTTCTGCAGGCCGCGATCGCCAACGCCGAGAACAACCATCAGCTCGATGTGGACCGCCTGTACGTCTCCTCGGCGACGGTCGGCCGCGCCCTGGTGATGAAGCGCTTCCACGCCCGTGCCCGTGGCCGCGGCGCGCGGGTCGAGAAGCTGTTCTCCAACCTGACGATCATCGTGCGTGAGCGCGAAGCCGCCGCTGCCGAAGGGGCCGAGTAA
- the rpsS gene encoding 30S ribosomal protein S19, producing the protein MARSVWKGPFVDGYLLKKADKSRASGRNEIIKIWSRRSTILPQFVGLTFGVYNGHKFLPVLVTENMIGHKFGEFAPTRTFYGHAADKKAKRK; encoded by the coding sequence ATGGCACGCTCCGTTTGGAAGGGCCCGTTCGTCGACGGCTACCTGCTCAAGAAGGCGGACAAGTCGCGGGCCTCGGGCCGCAACGAGATCATCAAGATCTGGTCGCGCCGCTCGACGATCCTGCCGCAGTTCGTGGGTCTCACGTTCGGCGTGTACAATGGCCACAAGTTCCTGCCGGTTCTGGTGACCGAGAACATGATCGGCCACAAGTTCGGTGAGTTCGCTCCGACGCGCACCTTCTACGGGCACGCGGCGGACAAGAAGGCGAAGAGGAAGTAA
- the rplB gene encoding 50S ribosomal protein L2, with the protein MALKQYRPITPSLRQLVIVDRSELWKGKPVKTLTEGLTKSGGRNNTGRITARRMGGGHKRVYRLVDFKRRKFDVPATVERLEYDPNRTAFIALIKYEDGTLSYILAPQRLKVGDTVIAGEKVDVKPGNAMPLKNIPVGSVLHNVELKPGKGGQLARSAGTYLQLVGRDGGYAQLKLPSGELRVVRGDCMATLGAVSNPDNMNTNKGKAGRSRWLGIRPSVRGVAMNPIDHPHGGGEGRTSGGRHPVTPWGKPTKGKKTRHNKKTDGLILRRRHSK; encoded by the coding sequence ATGGCTCTGAAGCAATATCGCCCAATTACGCCGTCGCTCCGCCAGCTGGTCATCGTCGACCGCTCGGAGCTGTGGAAGGGCAAGCCGGTCAAGACCCTCACCGAGGGCCTGACCAAGTCCGGCGGCCGCAACAACACCGGCCGCATCACCGCGCGCCGGATGGGTGGCGGTCACAAGCGCGTCTACCGTCTGGTGGACTTCAAGCGTCGCAAGTTCGACGTCCCGGCGACCGTTGAGCGCCTGGAGTACGATCCGAACCGCACGGCCTTCATCGCCCTCATCAAGTATGAGGACGGCACCCTGTCCTACATCCTGGCGCCGCAGCGCCTGAAGGTGGGCGACACGGTGATCGCCGGCGAGAAGGTGGATGTGAAGCCCGGCAACGCCATGCCGCTGAAGAACATCCCGGTCGGCTCCGTGCTGCACAACGTCGAGCTGAAGCCCGGCAAGGGTGGTCAGCTGGCCCGTTCGGCCGGCACCTACCTGCAGCTGGTCGGTCGCGACGGCGGGTACGCCCAGCTGAAGCTGCCCTCGGGCGAGCTTCGCGTGGTCCGCGGCGACTGCATGGCCACCCTCGGTGCCGTGTCGAACCCGGACAACATGAACACCAACAAGGGCAAGGCCGGTCGCAGCCGTTGGCTGGGCATCCGTCCGTCCGTCCGTGGTGTCGCCATGAACCCGATCGACCACCCGCACGGTGGTGGTGAAGGCCGCACCTCGGGTGGCCGTCATCCGGTCACGCCGTGGGGCAAGCCGACCAAGGGCAAGAAGACTCGTCACAACAAGAAGACGGATGGCCTGATCCTGCGCCGCCGTCATTCGAAGTAA
- a CDS encoding 50S ribosomal protein L23, with the protein MSKQSKPAVSQERMYDLILAPVITEKSTMASEHNQVTFRVPLSASKPEIKAAVEGLFNVKVTAVNTLVSKGKTKRFRGTIGRRSDFKKAVVTLAEGNKIDVTTGI; encoded by the coding sequence ATGAGCAAGCAGTCGAAACCTGCGGTGAGCCAGGAGCGGATGTACGACCTCATCCTGGCTCCGGTGATCACCGAGAAGTCGACGATGGCGTCGGAGCACAACCAGGTGACGTTCCGCGTGCCGCTGTCGGCGTCGAAGCCGGAGATCAAGGCGGCGGTCGAAGGGCTGTTCAACGTGAAGGTGACGGCGGTCAACACCCTGGTTTCCAAGGGCAAGACCAAGCGCTTCCGCGGCACCATCGGCCGTCGCTCGGACTTCAAGAAGGCCGTCGTGACCCTCGCCGAGGGGAACAAGATCGACGTGACCACGGGCATCTGA
- the rplD gene encoding 50S ribosomal protein L4 codes for MKTTIKNLNNETVGEIELADEVFGLPSRTDILARMVNWQLAKRRAGTHKTKTVSEISGTGKKPYRQKGTGRARQGSMRSAQFRGGATIFGPVVRSHEHDLTKKVRKLALKTALSTKAAEGKLLVLDAASAETHKTKELAVRLASLGLTSALIIDGANLNENFARASRNIPLIDVLPEQGANVYDILRRDTLVLTRNAVEQLEARLK; via the coding sequence ATGAAGACGACCATTAAGAACCTGAACAACGAGACCGTCGGCGAGATCGAGCTGGCCGACGAGGTCTTCGGCCTCCCGTCCCGCACGGACATCCTGGCCCGCATGGTCAACTGGCAGCTGGCCAAGCGCCGCGCCGGCACGCACAAGACCAAGACGGTCAGCGAGATCTCCGGCACCGGCAAGAAGCCGTACCGCCAGAAGGGGACCGGCCGCGCCCGTCAGGGTTCCATGCGTTCCGCGCAGTTCCGCGGCGGCGCGACCATCTTCGGTCCGGTCGTCCGCTCGCACGAGCATGACCTGACCAAGAAGGTCCGCAAGCTCGCGCTGAAGACCGCGCTGTCCACCAAGGCCGCGGAAGGCAAGCTCCTGGTCCTCGACGCCGCTTCGGCCGAGACCCACAAGACCAAGGAACTGGCTGTCCGTCTCGCTTCGCTCGGCCTGACCTCGGCTCTGATCATCGATGGCGCCAACCTGAACGAGAACTTCGCTCGGGCCTCGCGCAACATCCCGCTGATCGACGTGCTGCCGGAGCAGGGCGCCAACGTCTACGACATTCTTCGCCGCGATACGCTGGTCCTGACCCGCAACGCGGTCGAGCAGCTGGAGGCTCGCCTGAAATGA
- the rplC gene encoding 50S ribosomal protein L3, which yields MRSGLIAQKVGMTRVFTDDGQHVPVTVLKVDSCQVVAVRTEDKDGYTAVQLGAGAIKVKNVTKPQRGHFAKAKVEPKRKLVEFRVDADALIEVGAELSAAHFVPGQFVDVTGTSIGKGFAGPMKRWNFGGLRATHGVSVSHRSHGSTGNRQDPGKVFKNKKMAGHLGDEKVTVLNLKVVSVDEDRGLIFLKGAVPGAEGAWLRIRDAVKKKAPEGLPFPAGIKAAPAAEAAAEPQE from the coding sequence ATGCGATCCGGTTTGATCGCGCAGAAAGTCGGCATGACCCGCGTCTTCACGGACGACGGGCAGCACGTGCCGGTGACTGTGCTGAAAGTCGACAGCTGCCAGGTCGTCGCCGTTCGCACCGAGGACAAGGATGGCTACACCGCCGTCCAGCTCGGCGCAGGCGCCATCAAGGTGAAGAACGTCACGAAGCCGCAGCGCGGCCACTTCGCCAAGGCGAAGGTGGAGCCGAAGCGCAAGCTGGTCGAGTTCCGCGTCGACGCCGACGCGCTGATCGAGGTTGGCGCCGAGCTGTCGGCCGCGCACTTCGTTCCGGGCCAGTTCGTCGACGTCACCGGCACTTCCATCGGTAAGGGCTTCGCCGGCCCGATGAAGCGCTGGAACTTCGGTGGTCTGCGCGCGACGCACGGCGTGTCGGTGTCGCACCGCTCGCACGGTTCGACGGGTAACCGCCAGGACCCCGGCAAGGTCTTCAAGAACAAGAAGATGGCCGGTCATCTCGGCGACGAGAAGGTCACGGTTCTGAACCTGAAGGTCGTGTCGGTCGATGAGGACCGCGGTCTGATCTTCCTCAAGGGTGCCGTTCCGGGCGCCGAGGGGGCTTGGCTCCGCATCCGCGACGCGGTGAAGAAGAAGGCTCCGGAAGGTCTGCCGTTCCCCGCCGGGATCAAGGCTGCGCCGGCCGCTGAAGCCGCCGCCGAGCCGCAGGAGTGA
- the rpsJ gene encoding 30S ribosomal protein S10: MDSQNIRIRLKAFDHRVLDQSTSEIVNTAKRTGARVRGPIPLPTQIEKFTVNRSPHVDKKSREQFEIRTHKRLLDIVDPTPQTVDALMKLDLAAGVDVEIKL, translated from the coding sequence ATGGACAGCCAGAACATCCGCATCCGCTTGAAGGCGTTCGATCATCGCGTGCTCGACCAGTCGACCAGCGAGATCGTCAACACCGCCAAGCGGACCGGTGCTCGGGTGCGGGGCCCGATCCCGCTGCCGACGCAGATCGAGAAGTTTACGGTGAACCGCTCGCCGCACGTCGACAAGAAGTCGCGCGAGCAGTTCGAAATCCGCACCCACAAGCGTCTGCTCGACATCGTCGATCCGACGCCGCAGACGGTGGACGCGCTGATGAAGCTCGACCTCGCTGCCGGTGTGGACGTCGAGATCAAGCTCTAA
- the tuf gene encoding elongation factor Tu, whose protein sequence is MAKAKFERNKPHCNIGTIGHVDHGKTSLTAAITKVLAESGGATFTAYDQIDKAPEEKARGITISTAHVEYETTNRHYAHVDCPGHADYVKNMITGAAQMDGAILVVSAADGPMPQTREHILLARQVGVPALVVFMNKVDMVDDPELLELVEMEVRELLSSYQFPGDDIPIVKGSALCALEDRSPEIGRDAILKLMAEVDQYIPQPERPKDRPFLMPIEDVFSISGRGTVVTGRVERGIVKVGEEVEIVGLKTTVKTTVTGVEMFRKLLDSGEAGDNIGALLRGTKREDVERGQVLAKPGSITPHTTFKAEAYILTKEEGGRHTPFFTNYRPQFYFRTTDVTGMVKLPEGTEMVMPGDNISMEVELIAPIAMDEGLRFAIREGGRTVGAGVVASIIK, encoded by the coding sequence ATGGCGAAGGCAAAGTTCGAGCGGAACAAGCCGCACTGCAACATCGGCACGATCGGCCACGTCGACCACGGCAAGACGTCGCTGACGGCGGCGATCACGAAGGTGCTGGCCGAGAGCGGCGGCGCGACCTTCACCGCCTACGACCAGATCGACAAGGCGCCGGAAGAGAAGGCGCGCGGCATCACGATCTCGACGGCGCACGTCGAGTACGAGACGACCAACCGCCACTACGCCCACGTCGATTGCCCGGGCCACGCCGACTACGTGAAGAACATGATCACGGGCGCCGCGCAGATGGACGGCGCGATCCTGGTCGTGTCGGCCGCCGACGGCCCGATGCCGCAGACCCGCGAGCACATCCTGCTGGCCCGCCAGGTCGGCGTGCCGGCGCTGGTGGTGTTCATGAACAAGGTCGACATGGTCGACGATCCGGAGCTGCTCGAGCTGGTCGAGATGGAGGTGCGCGAGCTGCTGTCCTCCTACCAGTTCCCGGGCGACGACATTCCGATCGTCAAGGGCTCGGCGCTGTGCGCGCTGGAGGACCGTTCGCCGGAGATCGGCCGTGACGCGATCCTCAAGCTGATGGCCGAGGTCGACCAGTACATCCCGCAGCCGGAGCGTCCGAAGGACCGTCCGTTCCTGATGCCGATCGAGGACGTGTTCTCGATCTCGGGCCGCGGCACGGTGGTGACCGGGCGCGTCGAGCGCGGCATCGTCAAGGTCGGCGAGGAAGTCGAGATCGTCGGTCTGAAGACCACGGTCAAGACCACGGTGACCGGCGTCGAGATGTTCCGCAAGCTGCTCGACTCGGGCGAGGCCGGCGACAACATCGGCGCGCTGCTGCGCGGCACCAAGCGTGAGGACGTCGAGCGCGGCCAGGTCCTGGCCAAGCCGGGCAGCATCACGCCGCACACCACCTTCAAGGCCGAGGCCTACATCCTGACGAAGGAAGAGGGTGGCCGTCACACGCCGTTCTTCACCAACTACCGTCCGCAGTTCTACTTCCGCACGACCGACGTGACGGGCATGGTGAAGCTGCCGGAAGGCACCGAGATGGTGATGCCGGGCGACAACATCTCCATGGAAGTCGAGCTGATCGCTCCGATCGCCATGGACGAGGGCCTGCGCTTCGCCATCCGCGAGGGCGGCCGCACCGTCGGCGCCGGCGTCGTCGCCTCGATCATCAAGTAA